One genomic segment of Gottschalkia acidurici 9a includes these proteins:
- the rpsC gene encoding 30S ribosomal protein S3 has product MGQKVNPHGLRVGVIKDWDSKWYANKKEFGDLLVEDNKIRKYLKKKLFISGISRIEIERAANRIKVTINTAKPGMVIGKGGQGVEEVRKELEKLSNKKVTVNVEEIKVPEKDAQLVAENIASQLERRISFRRAMKQAIQRSMRSGVKGIKTAVSGRLGGADMARTEGYSEGTIPLQTLRADIDYGFAEADTTFGKIGVKVWLYKGEVLPTSKVVSKEEDRTDKE; this is encoded by the coding sequence ATGGGTCAGAAAGTAAATCCACACGGACTTAGAGTTGGTGTTATAAAAGACTGGGATTCGAAATGGTATGCTAATAAAAAAGAATTTGGAGATCTTTTAGTAGAAGATAATAAAATTCGTAAATATCTTAAAAAGAAGTTATTTATATCTGGAATATCAAGAATTGAGATTGAAAGAGCAGCTAACAGAATAAAAGTTACTATAAATACTGCTAAACCGGGAATGGTAATAGGAAAAGGCGGTCAAGGAGTAGAAGAAGTTAGAAAAGAGCTAGAAAAGCTAAGTAACAAGAAAGTTACTGTTAATGTTGAAGAAATAAAAGTTCCAGAAAAAGATGCTCAATTAGTAGCTGAAAATATAGCTAGCCAATTAGAAAGAAGAATTTCTTTCAGAAGAGCTATGAAACAAGCGATTCAAAGAAGTATGAGATCTGGAGTAAAAGGTATAAAAACTGCTGTTTCAGGAAGATTAGGTGGAGCTGATATGGCTAGAACAGAAGGCTATAGCGAAGGAACTATACCACTACAAACATTAAGAGCAGATATAGATTACGGATTTGCTGAGGCAGATACAACTTTCGGAAAAATCGGAGTTAAAGTATGGTTATATAAAGGTGAAGTTCTTCCTACTTCAAAGGTAGTATCAAAAGAGGAAGATAGAACAGATAAAGAATAG